In a genomic window of Punica granatum isolate Tunisia-2019 chromosome 6, ASM765513v2, whole genome shotgun sequence:
- the LOC116212177 gene encoding lysine-rich arabinogalactan protein 19-like: MARFPWLQVLAYITCSLAIANAQGPAASPSNPPPASVTPSSTVQPPVSTTPPPLAPTTPPPTAATPPTAAATTPPPAATPVSLPPPKSAPVVTPLAPPPQTPPPLPPPRPPVSAPVEPGQSL; this comes from the coding sequence ATGGCTCGCTTTCCTTGGCTCCAGGTCTTAGCTTATATCACGTGTTCGCTAGCAATCGCAAATGCGCAAGGTCCGGCTGCCTCGCCCTCCAATCCACCTCCTGCTTCTGTAACGCCCTCCTCCACTGTGCAGCCACCGGTAAGTACAACACCGCCTCCCTTAGCTCCAACTACACCTCCACCTACAGCAGCTACACCTCCAACAGCTGCAGCAACCACACCTCCACCAGCAGCAACTCCTGTATCACTTCCGCCTCCTAAATCTGCACCAGTGGTGACTCCATTGGCTCCGCCACCTCAGACTCCACCGCCACTGCCACCCCCGAGGCCTCCCGTTTCGGCCCCAGTGGAGCCTGGGCAGTCCCTCTAA